In a single window of the Flavobacterium sp. W4I14 genome:
- a CDS encoding signal transduction histidine kinase (product_source=COG0642; cath_funfam=1.10.287.130,3.30.565.10; cog=COG0642; pfam=PF00512,PF02518; smart=SM00387,SM00388; superfamily=55874; transmembrane_helix_parts=Inside_1_4,TMhelix_5_27,Outside_28_36,TMhelix_37_56,Inside_57_288) yields MKKSIIIFYALLLYALIQLISWGTLVVRLQPSRMTMIMGEGSVFLFLLCIGGYFLHQSLKREDKLREQQQNFLMSITHELKSPLAAIKLSIQTIVKRDLDKARQTSLLNNSLKDIERLDDLVENMLLATKIENRSYTFPKEEFNFSELVYKITDRLQVHSCGCEQIINAKIQPNLQVMGDKFALSSVVTNLIENAVKYSNPCDEINVHLNKVDGHIQLSVMDQGPGISDAEKMLIFDKFYRVGNENVRKAKGTGLGLFIVKEVLQYHDADITVKDNLPQGSIFEVTFS; encoded by the coding sequence ATGAAGAAATCTATTATCATATTTTACGCATTATTGCTTTACGCACTGATTCAACTAATTTCGTGGGGAACATTGGTGGTGCGTTTGCAGCCAAGCCGGATGACCATGATTATGGGCGAAGGTTCGGTGTTTTTGTTCTTGCTCTGTATTGGCGGTTATTTCCTTCATCAATCATTAAAACGTGAAGATAAATTAAGGGAACAACAGCAGAACTTTCTGATGTCGATTACCCACGAACTAAAATCACCTTTGGCGGCGATAAAACTTTCTATCCAAACCATTGTTAAACGTGATTTGGATAAGGCACGCCAAACTTCATTGCTTAACAATTCGCTAAAAGATATTGAGCGTTTGGACGATCTGGTTGAAAATATGCTGTTGGCCACCAAGATCGAAAACCGTTCGTATACTTTTCCGAAGGAAGAATTTAACTTCTCGGAACTGGTATATAAAATCACGGATAGGCTGCAGGTTCACTCTTGTGGATGTGAGCAGATTATAAATGCTAAAATTCAGCCAAATTTGCAGGTAATGGGTGACAAATTTGCCTTATCGTCAGTAGTGACCAATTTAATTGAGAATGCGGTGAAGTATTCGAACCCGTGTGATGAGATAAATGTGCATTTAAACAAAGTTGATGGGCATATTCAATTAAGTGTGATGGATCAGGGGCCAGGTATTTCAGATGCCGAAAAAATGTTGATATTTGATAAGTTTTACCGCGTTGGTAACGAGAATGTCAGAAAAGCGAAAGGAACAGGTTTAGGCTTGTTTATTGTGAAGGAGGTTTTACAATACCATGATGCAGATATTACAGTAAAAGACAATTTGCCTCAAGGAAGTATTTTTGAAGTAACATTTAGTTAA